The Lysobacter enzymogenes genome window below encodes:
- the bioH gene encoding pimeloyl-ACP methyl ester esterase BioH — protein sequence MYIQTAGAPAGSGRPALALIHGWAMHAGLFAPLVERLGDAFSLHLIDLPGHGYARDDATALDPKALAAELVQRIPDAYWLGWSLGGQVALRAGLDHPEQVRGLILIASSPRFVVGADWPHGVQPSLFRNFGEALERDFRGTLDGFLALEALGSAKAQEELRHLRELAFERGEPAPRALQEGLVLLDEFDVRAELPQLRVPSLWISGRRDRLVPAGAMPAAAALTPLGRSAVIASAGHAPFLGATDEVAAAIEAFAAPAPAALPLA from the coding sequence ATGTACATCCAAACCGCCGGCGCTCCCGCCGGCAGCGGCCGCCCGGCGCTGGCGCTGATCCACGGCTGGGCCATGCACGCCGGGCTGTTCGCGCCGCTGGTCGAACGCCTCGGCGATGCCTTCAGCCTGCATCTGATCGACCTGCCCGGCCACGGCTACGCCCGCGACGACGCCACCGCGCTGGATCCCAAGGCGCTGGCCGCCGAACTGGTGCAGCGCATTCCCGACGCGTACTGGCTCGGCTGGTCGCTCGGCGGCCAGGTCGCGCTGCGCGCCGGCCTGGACCATCCGGAGCAGGTGCGCGGCCTGATCCTGATCGCCTCCTCGCCGCGCTTCGTGGTCGGCGCGGACTGGCCGCACGGCGTACAGCCCAGCCTGTTCCGCAATTTCGGCGAAGCGCTGGAGCGCGATTTCCGCGGCACCCTCGACGGCTTCCTGGCGCTGGAAGCGCTGGGTTCGGCCAAGGCCCAGGAAGAACTGCGCCACCTGCGCGAACTCGCGTTCGAACGCGGCGAACCGGCGCCGCGCGCGCTGCAGGAGGGGCTGGTGCTGCTCGACGAATTCGATGTGCGCGCCGAACTGCCGCAACTGCGCGTGCCGAGCCTGTGGATCTCCGGCCGCCGCGACCGGCTGGTGCCGGCCGGCGCGATGCCGGCCGCTGCCGCGCTGACGCCGCTCGGCCGCAGCGCGGTCATCGCCAGCGCCGGCCACGCGCCGTTCCTCGGCGCCACCGATGAAGTCGCCGCCGCCATCGAAGCCTTCGCCGCGCCGGCGCCGGCCGCCCTTCCGCTCGCCTGA
- the bioC gene encoding malonyl-ACP O-methyltransferase BioC, producing MTDLFDHRQVRRSFSRAAHGYDQAAALQREVGARLSETLDYLEDRVPEVVVDVGCGPGHLSAAMQKRWPRAQVIALDLALPMLREARDNFGGRGWRERLLGGARRPDAVCADARALPLRDASVDVLFSNLCLQWVEDLPAVFAGFRRVLKPGGLLLVSTFGPDTLFELRGAFAEADAAPHVSPFASIAQFGDALIAAGFKNPVLDRDEFVLGHPDLGHLMRELRTLGATNASVDRRRSLTGRARFARAAQAYEPLRGADGSLPATWEVVYAHAWGPEPGTPIRVGGVDEVQVPVSSIRVRPRA from the coding sequence ATGACCGATCTGTTCGACCACCGCCAAGTGCGCCGCTCGTTCTCGCGCGCCGCGCACGGCTACGACCAGGCCGCCGCGCTGCAGCGCGAAGTCGGCGCGCGCCTGTCGGAAACCCTGGATTACCTCGAAGACCGCGTGCCCGAGGTGGTCGTCGACGTCGGCTGCGGCCCCGGCCACCTCAGCGCGGCGATGCAGAAGCGCTGGCCGCGCGCGCAGGTGATCGCGCTGGATCTGGCCCTGCCGATGCTGCGCGAGGCGCGCGACAACTTCGGCGGCCGCGGCTGGCGCGAGCGCCTGCTCGGCGGCGCGCGCCGGCCCGACGCGGTCTGCGCCGACGCGCGCGCGCTGCCGCTGCGCGACGCCAGCGTCGACGTGCTGTTCTCGAACCTGTGCCTGCAATGGGTCGAAGACCTGCCGGCGGTGTTCGCCGGCTTCCGCCGCGTGCTCAAGCCCGGCGGCCTGCTGCTGGTGTCGACCTTCGGCCCCGACACCTTGTTCGAACTGCGCGGCGCGTTCGCCGAAGCCGACGCGGCGCCGCACGTGAGCCCGTTCGCCTCGATCGCCCAGTTCGGCGACGCGCTGATCGCGGCCGGCTTCAAGAACCCGGTACTGGACCGCGACGAGTTCGTGCTCGGCCATCCCGACCTGGGCCATCTGATGCGCGAGCTGCGCACGCTCGGCGCCACCAACGCCAGCGTCGACCGCCGCCGCAGCCTCACCGGCCGCGCCCGCTTTGCGCGAGCGGCGCAGGCCTACGAGCCGCTTCGCGGCGCCGACGGTTCGCTGCCGGCGACCTGGGAAGTCGTCTACGCCCATGCCTGGGGCCCGGAGCCGGGCACGCCGATCCGGGTCGGCGGCGTCGACGAGGTGCAGGTGCCGGTGTCGAGCATCCGCGTCCGGCCGCGCGCGTGA
- a CDS encoding multidrug resistance efflux transporter family protein, giving the protein MNARRHALAAVLIALASALFFTCTYVLNRAAAGGGGHWAWTAALRYLFTLPLLLPVVAAQGGIAPVWRAIRAHPGPWLAWSAIGFGLFYLCLSYAAASGPAWLIAATFQLTVIAGMLCAPLLYRDERARIPLPALLVGAAIVVGVLLMQLGHGGGRLDRAGWIALACVAVSAFAYPLGNRGLLLHLERSGIELNATQRVFGMTLASQPLWWATALYAGAEAGAPTAAQAGLAAGVALGAGVIATILFFQATGMVRNDPTALAAAEAMQAAEIVFATAIGALWLGEGWPRGQALAGAGLVVLGIVAFSAVAARAAAGNERRLKRLRSDRGG; this is encoded by the coding sequence GTGAACGCGCGCCGCCACGCCCTGGCGGCGGTGCTGATCGCGCTGGCGTCGGCGCTGTTCTTCACCTGCACCTACGTGCTCAACCGCGCCGCCGCCGGCGGCGGCGGGCATTGGGCCTGGACCGCGGCGCTGCGTTATCTGTTCACCCTGCCGCTGCTGTTGCCGGTGGTGGCGGCGCAAGGCGGCATCGCGCCGGTGTGGCGCGCGATCCGCGCCCATCCGGGCCCGTGGCTGGCCTGGAGCGCGATCGGCTTCGGCCTGTTCTACCTGTGCCTGAGCTACGCCGCCGCGAGCGGACCGGCGTGGCTGATCGCCGCGACCTTCCAGCTGACCGTGATCGCCGGAATGCTGTGCGCGCCGCTGCTCTACCGCGACGAACGCGCGCGCATCCCGCTGCCGGCGCTGCTGGTCGGCGCCGCGATCGTGGTCGGCGTGCTGCTGATGCAGCTCGGCCACGGCGGCGGCCGGCTCGACCGCGCCGGCTGGATCGCGCTGGCCTGCGTGGCGGTGTCGGCGTTCGCCTATCCGCTCGGCAACCGCGGCCTGTTGCTGCACCTGGAACGCAGCGGCATCGAGCTCAACGCGACCCAGCGCGTGTTCGGCATGACCCTGGCCAGCCAGCCGCTGTGGTGGGCGACCGCGCTCTATGCCGGCGCCGAAGCCGGCGCGCCGACGGCGGCGCAGGCGGGGTTGGCCGCGGGCGTGGCGCTCGGCGCCGGGGTGATCGCGACGATCCTGTTCTTCCAGGCCACCGGCATGGTCCGCAACGATCCGACCGCGCTGGCCGCGGCCGAGGCGATGCAGGCCGCCGAGATCGTGTTCGCCACCGCGATCGGCGCGCTGTGGCTCGGCGAAGGCTGGCCGCGCGGCCAGGCCCTGGCCGGCGCCGGGCTGGTCGTGCTCGGCATCGTCGCCTTCAGCGCGGTCGCCGCGCGCGCCGCGGCCGGCAACGAGCGCCGGCTCAAGCGCCTGCGCAGCGATCGCGGCGGTTGA
- a CDS encoding sensor domain-containing diguanylate cyclase — MRKAAWALTIAMLCALLLCAPAAAQSLKVEVLMTETDLQTPPVGAPVLRSMVAERPHDFVRFSLPRRQEGYWLRLTSQRTIKPGDGQMLVVRGSRAMGPLLYYPPGAANAREIDDAEHGGVPLMRRGWVLPLPNGWPTSSVAYVRIKGRAAMSEIRLNFASIPELARQERGDARFMAAAFTAMMLMAVAMVGVWVAFRDFVYLGYGAYLACMATYLLLRSGDASEMWGLAGMASEPAVAWALATLATIFQLGFSVRFLDLPRLMPRTTWALRIVQWANIGWLLVLLLLREHVYGWWYIGGNILLLLGVPLMLVIAVVAWRKGAPYAGYYLLGWTPMLVLAAALAANILGLQDAEWAERGLALTAVLESAVLALALSQHAANRHRIVLLARQSVERDPLTGALNAQVLEQMLQAWSSPGSLNVNNYALLLVDLDGFAEVNARYGRAVGDALLQQALSRMRGVLRPDDTIARMDGDCFGIVSECERAESEMLARRIGETFAQRPFRIDSHEIVMSVSIGVAMSQRGEPVPALFERARLALRHAVGAGRNAVSTAQGGGRDVAVVLQPE, encoded by the coding sequence ATGCGCAAGGCGGCGTGGGCGCTGACGATCGCGATGCTGTGCGCGCTGCTGCTGTGCGCGCCGGCCGCGGCGCAATCGCTCAAGGTCGAAGTGCTGATGACCGAGACCGACCTGCAGACCCCGCCGGTCGGCGCGCCGGTGCTGCGCAGCATGGTCGCCGAGCGCCCGCACGACTTCGTCCGCTTCAGCCTGCCGCGGCGCCAGGAAGGCTATTGGCTGCGCCTGACCAGCCAGCGCACGATCAAGCCCGGCGACGGCCAGATGCTGGTGGTGCGCGGCTCGCGCGCGATGGGCCCGCTGCTGTACTACCCGCCCGGCGCGGCCAACGCGCGCGAGATCGACGACGCCGAGCACGGCGGCGTGCCGCTGATGCGGCGCGGCTGGGTGCTGCCGCTGCCGAACGGCTGGCCGACCTCGTCGGTGGCCTATGTGCGGATCAAGGGCCGCGCGGCGATGAGCGAGATCCGGCTCAACTTCGCCAGCATTCCCGAACTGGCCCGGCAGGAGCGCGGCGACGCGCGCTTCATGGCCGCCGCGTTCACCGCGATGATGCTGATGGCGGTGGCGATGGTCGGCGTGTGGGTCGCGTTCCGCGATTTCGTCTACCTCGGTTACGGCGCCTATCTGGCGTGCATGGCCACCTATCTGCTGCTCAGATCCGGCGACGCCTCGGAGATGTGGGGGTTGGCCGGCATGGCCAGCGAACCGGCGGTGGCGTGGGCATTGGCGACGCTGGCGACGATCTTCCAGCTCGGCTTCAGCGTGCGCTTCCTCGACCTGCCGCGGCTGATGCCGCGCACCACCTGGGCGCTGCGGATCGTGCAGTGGGCCAACATCGGCTGGCTGCTGGTGCTGCTGCTGTTGCGCGAGCACGTCTACGGCTGGTGGTACATCGGCGGCAACATCCTGCTGCTGCTCGGCGTGCCGCTGATGCTGGTGATCGCGGTGGTCGCCTGGCGCAAGGGCGCGCCGTACGCCGGCTATTACCTGCTCGGCTGGACGCCGATGCTGGTGCTGGCCGCGGCGCTGGCGGCCAACATCCTCGGCCTGCAGGACGCCGAATGGGCCGAGCGCGGGCTGGCGCTGACCGCGGTGCTGGAATCGGCGGTGCTGGCGCTGGCCTTGAGCCAGCACGCGGCCAACCGCCACCGCATCGTGCTGCTGGCGCGGCAATCGGTGGAGCGCGACCCGCTGACCGGCGCGCTCAACGCCCAGGTGCTGGAACAGATGCTGCAGGCCTGGTCGTCGCCGGGCAGCCTCAACGTCAACAACTACGCGCTGCTGCTGGTCGACCTGGACGGCTTCGCCGAGGTCAACGCGCGCTACGGCCGCGCGGTCGGCGACGCGCTGCTGCAACAGGCGCTCTCGCGCATGCGCGGGGTGCTGCGGCCGGACGACACCATCGCGCGCATGGACGGCGACTGCTTCGGCATCGTCAGCGAATGCGAACGCGCCGAAAGCGAAATGCTGGCGCGGCGCATCGGCGAGACCTTCGCCCAGCGCCCGTTCCGCATCGACAGCCACGAGATCGTGATGAGCGTGAGCATCGGCGTGGCGATGTCGCAGCGCGGCGAGCCGGTGCCGGCGCTGTTCGAACGCGCCCGGCTGGCGCTGCGCCATGCCGTCGGCGCCGGCCGCAACGCGGTCAGCACCGCCCAGGGCGGCGGCCGCGACGTGGCGGTGGTGCTGCAACCCGAATGA
- the folE gene encoding GTP cyclohydrolase I FolE — protein sequence MADTPDKPSREQAEAAVRTLLAWAGEDPQREGLLDTPKRVVTAYGDWFSGYTDDPREYLARTFEEVAGYDEMIVLRDIEFESHCEHHMAPIIGKAHVGYLPSGKVVGISKLARVVETYARRFQVQEKMTAQIAQSIQDVLQPLGVGVVVEGAHECMTTRGVHKRGVSMITSKMLGMFRDDARTRAEFLRFIDVGPGR from the coding sequence ATGGCCGATACCCCCGACAAGCCCAGCCGCGAGCAAGCCGAGGCGGCGGTCCGTACCCTGCTGGCCTGGGCCGGCGAGGACCCGCAGCGCGAAGGCCTGCTCGACACGCCCAAGCGCGTGGTCACCGCCTACGGCGACTGGTTCAGCGGCTACACCGACGATCCGCGCGAGTACCTGGCGCGCACCTTCGAGGAAGTGGCCGGCTACGACGAGATGATCGTGCTGCGCGACATCGAGTTCGAAAGCCATTGCGAGCACCACATGGCGCCGATCATCGGCAAGGCCCACGTCGGCTATCTGCCCAGCGGCAAGGTCGTCGGCATCAGCAAGCTCGCGCGCGTGGTGGAAACCTATGCGCGCCGCTTCCAGGTGCAGGAGAAGATGACCGCGCAGATCGCCCAGTCGATCCAGGACGTGCTGCAGCCGCTCGGCGTCGGCGTGGTGGTCGAGGGCGCGCACGAGTGCATGACCACGCGCGGCGTGCACAAGCGCGGCGTCAGCATGATCACCTCGAAGATGCTCGGCATGTTCCGCGACGACGCGCGCACCCGCGCCGAGTTCCTGCGCTTCATCGATGTGGGGCCGGGGCGCTGA
- a CDS encoding FAD-dependent oxidoreductase has product MSKKPVFQFRDAPREMPSRIPLQLRLDGDWGELYGRFSEVEAKKQAGRCLDCGNPYCGWACPLHNYIPNWLELAREGRLHEAASLCHETNPLPEICGRVCPQDRLCEGSCTLNDGFGAVTIGAVEKYIVDNALADGWRPDLSTVTASGHRVAVIGAGPAGLACADRLARAGIQAVVFDRYEHIGGLLHFGIPSFKLEKSVMIQRREVLEGMGVQFRLGVEIGRDIGFDALVAEFDAVFLGLGTYRYTDGGLPGQDLRNVLPALPFLVQNGRIVHGEGANASSAPIAGWEDHIELPDLRGKRVIVLGGGDTGMDCVRSAVRLGAAQVSCVYRRDEANMPGSAREVANAREEGVQFLFNRQPLELLGDGETVSGVRVAQTRLGPPDARGRQRAETVEGSEETLDADVVVIAFGFQPDPPAWLAQHGIALADNGRIQVLATNEGCATRRKAAGGLPYQTANEKVFAGGDAVRGADLVVTAAFEGREAAAGIVALLRERAPLAARRDAALARAG; this is encoded by the coding sequence ATGAGCAAGAAGCCGGTCTTCCAATTCCGCGACGCCCCGCGCGAGATGCCCTCGCGCATTCCGCTGCAACTGCGCCTGGACGGCGACTGGGGCGAACTGTACGGCCGCTTCTCCGAAGTCGAAGCCAAGAAGCAGGCCGGGCGCTGCCTGGACTGCGGCAACCCGTACTGCGGCTGGGCCTGCCCGCTGCACAACTACATCCCCAACTGGCTGGAACTGGCGCGCGAAGGCCGCCTGCACGAAGCCGCGTCGCTGTGCCACGAGACCAATCCGCTGCCCGAAATCTGCGGCCGCGTCTGCCCGCAGGACCGCTTGTGCGAGGGCAGCTGCACGCTCAACGACGGCTTCGGCGCGGTCACCATCGGCGCGGTCGAGAAATACATCGTCGACAACGCGCTCGCCGACGGCTGGCGTCCGGACCTGTCGACGGTGACCGCCAGCGGCCACCGCGTCGCCGTGATCGGCGCCGGTCCCGCCGGCCTGGCCTGCGCCGACCGCCTCGCCCGCGCCGGCATCCAGGCGGTGGTGTTCGACCGCTACGAGCACATCGGCGGATTGCTGCATTTCGGCATTCCCAGCTTCAAGCTGGAGAAGTCGGTGATGATCCAGCGCCGCGAGGTGCTCGAAGGCATGGGCGTGCAGTTCCGCCTCGGCGTCGAGATCGGCCGCGATATCGGCTTCGATGCGCTGGTCGCCGAGTTCGACGCGGTGTTCCTGGGCCTGGGCACGTACCGCTACACCGACGGCGGCCTGCCGGGACAGGACCTGCGCAACGTGCTGCCGGCGCTGCCGTTCCTGGTCCAGAACGGGCGCATCGTCCACGGCGAAGGCGCGAACGCGAGTTCGGCGCCGATCGCCGGCTGGGAAGACCATATCGAACTGCCCGACCTGCGCGGCAAGCGCGTGATCGTGCTCGGCGGCGGCGACACCGGCATGGACTGCGTGCGCAGCGCGGTGCGGCTCGGCGCGGCCCAGGTCAGCTGCGTGTATCGCCGCGACGAGGCCAACATGCCGGGCTCGGCGCGCGAAGTCGCCAATGCGCGCGAGGAAGGCGTGCAGTTCCTGTTCAACCGCCAGCCGCTGGAACTGCTCGGCGACGGCGAGACGGTCAGCGGCGTGCGCGTCGCCCAGACCCGGCTCGGCCCGCCCGACGCGCGCGGCCGCCAGCGCGCCGAAACGGTCGAAGGCAGCGAGGAAACCCTCGACGCCGACGTGGTGGTGATCGCGTTCGGCTTCCAGCCCGATCCGCCGGCGTGGTTGGCCCAGCACGGCATCGCTCTGGCCGACAACGGCCGGATCCAGGTGCTGGCGACCAACGAAGGCTGCGCGACCCGGCGCAAGGCCGCCGGCGGGCTGCCGTACCAGACCGCGAACGAAAAGGTGTTCGCCGGCGGCGATGCGGTGCGCGGCGCCGACCTGGTGGTGACCGCGGCGTTCGAAGGCCGCGAGGCCGCGGCCGGCATCGTCGCCCTGCTGCGCGAACGCGCGCCGCTGGCGGCGCGCCGCGACGCCGCGCTGGCCAGGGCCGGCTGA